The stretch of DNA GTGAACATGGTGCATTGCGGTTGGCGACACGTCAGACTCTCGGCGGCCAGGGTCGGGGCAATTGATTAATGCCGTCGAGGGCCGCGACGCGGTAACACTCCGCGAGTGTCGGGTAGTTGAATACAGTGTCCACGAAATAATCGATCTGGCCGTGATAGGCCATCACGGTTTGGCCGATGTGGATGAGTTCCGTGGCGCCGTCGCCGATCGCATGCACGCCGAGCAGTTGCCGGGTTTTGTTGTGAAAGAGCAGTTTCAGCATACCGAGTTCGTCCCCGATGATTTGCCCACGGGCGATTTCCCGGTAGCGGGCGATACCGACGGCATAGGGGACGCCGTGTTTGGTCAAGTCGTCTTCGTTGCGGCCGACCATGGAAATTTCCGGGATCGAATAAATGCCGTATGGCATCAACTCGGACTGGGTCTGGCAGGGAATGCCGAAGGCATGGCAGGCAGCATGGCGCCCTTGCTGCATGGAGGTCGAGGCCAGTGCGGGGAAGCCGATGATATCGCCCGCCGCATAAATGTGGGGCACCGCCGTCTGGTAATGCTCGTTGACCGTCAATCGCCCACGGTCGTCTGCCGAGAGTCCCACCGCGTCCAGGTTGAGTTCGGCGCTGGCGCCGGTGCGGCCGACCGAATAGAGCACCGTGGTCGCGGCGATCTCTTTACCGCTTTTCAGCCGAACGATGACCTGTTCTTGCGCCTGTCGCTCGACCGACACGACTTCTTCGTTGAAACGGAGGGTCACGCCGATGCTGCGCATATGGTACTGGAGCGCTTCAATCGTCTCCTGATCGACAAATTCAAGCAGGCGCGGACGACGTTCGATCAGAGTGACGTGGATGCCCATGGTGGCCAGGATCGAGGCATATTCCGCGCCGATCACACCGCCGCCGATGATGGTGATGGACTTGGGCAGGGTTTTCAACGCCAGCAGTCCATCGGTGTCGATGATGCTGTGGTCGTCGAAGGGAATGTGCGAGGGCCTGGCAGGAAGTGTTCCGCAGGCAATCACCACAAAGTCGGCGGTGTGTTCGACGTGGTCGCCGTCGCGTTCGATGCGCAGGCGGTGCGGATCGACGAACGAGGCCGTTCCGAACAGGAGGTCGACTTTGTTGCGCGTCATCTGGTGCTGGATGATTTCGATTTCCCTTGTGATGACGTGGTTGGCGCGAAAGGTGAGATCCTCCATCGTGATGTCCTGTTTGACGCGATAACTGGCGCCATACAGACTGCGCTGGTGGAAACCTGACAGATAGAGTGCGGCCTCGCGGAGAGATTTGCTGGGGATGGTGCCGGTGTTGGCGCAGACGCCGCCAACAACCTGTTTGCGCTCGACGATGCCGACTCTCTTGCCGAGTTTTGCCGCTTGGATGGCGGACTTCTGCCCTGCTGGGCCGGTTCCGATGACCAGCAAATCGTAGTGAGCCATGGTGTGTTGATTAGTTCCTGTACTTCGTGACGTGTGACGCGTCTCTCGTTGTGAAACAGCGCCGTGCGCTCATCGAGATGCTGTCCTGCCTTCCGTGCTCTCGGCCAGACACCATACGCGCTTCGCTGCCTGTGCGAGATACGCGCGACGCTCCATGGCCGGGCGCCGGCCTCAGCTGGCCGTGACCAGTTTACGCGCGAACCGGAATGCTTCCTCAAGGTCCGGCAGTTGCGCGAGCTCGGGGGTGATTTGGAGATACCGAACCGTATTGTCTTTGTCGATGACGAGCAGGGCCCGACTCAGGAGATGAGGATCTTTGAGCAGGAGCCCGTGGGCTTTGCCGAAATCGGCGGCACGGAAATCGGACAGGAAGGTCACATTGGCGATCTTCGCGTCTTCCGCGAACCGTTTTTGCGCGAAGGGCGTATCGATGCTGATGGTGATGAGCTCAACCATTCGATCGAGTCCCATGTTCTTCTCGCTCAGGTAGTGGGTCTGTTGTTCGCAGACCTTGGTGTCGAGGGACGGCACGATACTGATGATGCGGACCTTCCCCTTGCCCTTCGTGTCGTTGATGGGGACCATCGATAAGTCGGTTTGGGTGAGCTTGACGTCACGCAGCTTGTCGCCGACTCTAATGCCCATTCCTGACAGCATCAATGGTTTGCCTTGGAACAGGATGTTGTTGCCTTCTCCGGCGACGGCACTGCCGTCGGCCACGGTCATATTCTTGTACGAGAAATCTGAGTGGCCGGACGTGGAGGGGGTCCCGCAACCACTGAGGCTCAGGCAGAGCAGGGCCGCTACCGCGTAAAACATCGTACCGCTGGGGATCGTACGGATATGAAATGGTCGCATAAAGTGTCTCCATCAACGAGGAAGATTGTGAGGGCTACTCCGTCACTCTATGGCTGCTTTGGTAGGCTGTCAAGGTTGAAGGAATTCCGTAATGTGCCGGTTCACCACCTGTGGTCGTTCCCACTGCGGGATATGCCCGGCATCGGGGATCACGATGAGGCGGGCTTGCGGGATCACAGCGTGCAAGTCACGGCCGACCTGCGGGGGAAAGAGTCGATCCTGTTCACCCCAGAGGATCAATGTGGAATGTCGGATGTCTTTGAGTCGGGGGGCAAAGTGCTGCTCCCAGAGCGGCAGGCTGTTCCGCAGCGACATGAGGGGTGTGATCATATCCTCGCGTTGACGGTTCCGGTTTGAGCGGTCCAACACCGCCGGTGTCACTAATGTGTGGTCGTAAATGATTTCTTTCAGCACCGCCTCCATGGTGCGGTTGCCGACGAACAGGGCTCCGAAGCGGGCCAGCCAAGCGGGGACGCTGGTGTTCAGGGCACGGTGCATCAGCGGGCTGACCAGGCGTTCGCGCACATGGTCGGGCAGGCTGTCGATCAACACCAAGCGGGATACCCGGTCGGGATGGGTCAGAGCCATGCCGATGGCCACGCCGCCTCCCATGGAGTTGCCGATCAAGGTGGCGGTCGGAAGGTTGAGCGCATCCATGAGGCCACGGATCGATTCGATCAAGTCTTCAGGCCGGTGGTCGAGGTCAGGTTTGTCCGAAAGGCCTGAGCCGATCAGGTCGGGCGTGATGACACGGAAGTGTTGTGACAGCGGAAGCTGCTGATACTCCCATTGCCACATCGATCCGCCGTATCCGTGAAGCAGGATGAGCGGCGGGCCTTGGCCTTCATCGAGATAGGCGATGCGGTGGCCGCTGACCGAGGCGGTGTGAATGGGAAATCGTTGGAAGCCGTCGAACCAGCGGGGAATCTCTGGAGGTGCAGCACAACCGCTCATGAGGGCCGCCGCGAGACAGAATGTTAGGACGTGTGACGACGCGACCGCAGTCAGACCGACAGTCCACGTCGAGAGCCTCACGGCTACTCCAGTTGAATCACAGTTTCGTCGATTTTCACGTTGTCGCCCTCGACGACCAGAATCGCCGTGACGCGCCCGTCCATCGGCGCCGGGACCTGGCTTTCCATCTTCATGGCTTCGATGATCAAGAGCGGATCGCCGGTCTTTACTCGCGCACCATCGGCCACGAGGACTTTCACGACGCGACCCGGCATCGGCGGGGCGACATCGCCCGGTTTCGTCGGTCTGGGACGTTTCGGTTTGCTCGTGCTGCCGGCCGCGGGCGATTCCGGCACACCGGCCAGCACTTCCTGCAGCGGTTCCAGCGAGACTTCCTGCAGCCGGTCGTTGACCCGGATGTAGTAGGGCTTGCGTCCGTCGGTGGTGCGGCCTGAACCGGAGACTACGACATGGTAGTTCTCGCCATGCACAGTGATGTTGAATTCAGCCGGGGCGAGGTGGAGATCGTGGGCCACGGCAGGGCCCTTCGTTTCCGTCGGTTCCAGTGGCTCGGCCTGCAGATCGCCCCGTTCACGTGCCTCGAAAAAGTCCCTGGCAATCGCCGGGAAGAGGGCGAACGACAACTGGTCCTCCAGTGTGGTGGCGGACTCAGGCATGTCTTTTTTTAACTTCTCAAATTCCGACTCAAGCCGGTCGGCCGGCCGGCCCTTCACCGGTTCTTCATCACCGATGGCCCGCGCCATAATCCCTTTATCGAGGGGTCCGGGAGCCCGGCCATAGAGGCCGAGGAAATAATTCTTGGTCTCCGTGGTGATGACCTTGTACCGTTCACCCTGTTCGCCCGTGAGCACGTTGAGCGTAGCCTGTGTGCCGACGATCTGGCTGGTCGGCGTTACGAGCGGCGGGTAGCCCATGTCTTTGCGGACACGGGGGATTTCGTCCATCACTTCTTTCATCCGGTCGAGCGCGTTTTGTTCGGCCAACTGGGCGGCGAGATTGGAGAGCATGCCGCCTGGAATTTGGGACGTCAGAATTTCGGCGTCCACCCCGGTGAAGTCACTTTCAAATTGCCGGTACTTTCGGCGCACGTTCCGGAAATGCTCTGCGATGGGCTGCAGATCTTCCAGCTCCAATCCGCTGTCATAGGGCGTGCCTCGTAATGCGGCCACCATGGACTCGGTGGGGGGATGCGAGGCGCCTCCGGCAAGCGGAGAAATTGAGGTATCCAGGAGATCGAGTCCTGCCATGACCGCCATCAGGGCCGACATGGTTCCCATGCCCGACGTATAGTGGGAGTGGAGGTGGATGGGCACGCGGACCGCTGCTTTGAGTTTCTTGACCAGGTGATAGGCATCCGCGGGGGCCAGCAGCCCGGCCATGTCCTTGATGCAAATCGTATCGGCGCCGAGGTCTTCCAACCGTTTCCCCATCGTTACGAATCCATCCAGCCGGTGGACTGGGCTGGTGGTGTAGGAAATGGCCGCCTCGACGTGCTTTTCGCAGGCTTTGACTTCACGGATGGCCCGCTCCAGATTGCGGACATCGTTGAGTGCGTCGAAGATGCGGAAGACATCGATGCCGTTGAATGCCGAGCGCTCAATGAATTTCTCCAGCACGTCGTCGGCGTAGTGGCGGTATCCGACAAGGTTCTGGCCGCGCAACAACATTTGCAGCTTCGTCTTCGGCATCGCCGCGCGGAGCGCGCGCAGGCGTTCCCACGGATCTTCTTTGAGGAACCGGAGGCATGTGTCGAAAGTGGCCCCGCCCCAGACCTCCAACGACCAGAATCCCACAGCGTCCAGTTTTTGGGCGATGGGGAGCATATCCTCGGTGCGCATTCTGGTTGCCAGGAGGCATTGATGTCCGTCGCGCAAGGCGACTTCGGTCATCAAGAGCTTTTTCCCCGGTGCCGGGGTCACACGGAATTCAGGGCTCGCCGGCTGCGGACCTTTGACGGCGCGTGAGGCAACGGGTCCGCTGGACTTGGTCGGGAGTTTTTTCTTCGCAGGGCTTTTCTTCGGGGCGGTTTTCTTGGTCTTTTTCGTTGCCATACTGGCGGCCTTCGGCGGCGAATCCGCTCGCGTAACAGGGTTGAGGTATTGGTGCCGGGTGGCTGGGGAGGTCAGAGTCCTTCGTATGCGGCAATCGCGGCTGAGATCGCCAGCACCAGGTCCTCAGGCTCCTCGGATTCTTCGTATTGAAACAGGTCCGGATGAGTCTCCAGGTAGGACGTATCGAACCGTCCGGCCTGAAAATCCTGTTCCATCATCACGTTCTTCATGAACGGAATGGTCGTTTTCACCCCGCGCAGGACATATTCTTCGAGTGAACGCCGCATGCGGCTGACGGCTTCTTCCCATGTGCGACCACGGACCGTGAGTTTCGCCAGCAATGCATCGTAGTAAGGAGGGATCGTGTAGTCTCGATAGACCGCGCCGTCGATGCGGACTCCGATCCCGCCGGGTGACAGGTAGGCGGTGATGGTGCCGGTGCAGGGCATGAAGTTATTGCGCGGGTCTTCGGCATTGATCCGGCACTGAATTGCATGGCCCTGCAGAGTTACATCTTTTTGCCGGATCTCCAGCGGTTTGCCCGCCGCGATCGAAATCTGATTCCGGACGATGTCGATGGCCGTGATCTGTTCCGTGACGGTATGTTCCACCTGAAGGCGGGGGTTCATTTCCATGAAATAGAAATGGTTCTCATGGTCGAGGAGGAACTCGACGGTGCCGGCATTGTCGTAGTTCACGGCTTTCGCGATGGCAATGGCGGCCTCGCCCATTTGCGCGCGCAGTTTGGGCGTCAAAATCAATGACGGGGCGATCTCGATCAGCTTCTGGTGCCGGCGCTGGATGGAACAATCCCGCTCACCCAGGTGGATGATATTGCCGTGTTTGTCGCCCAGGATTTGAAATTCAATGTGGTGCGGCCGCTCGATGTACTTTTCGATGAAGATGCTGCCGTCGCCGAACGCTGCCAGCGCTTCCCGTGCCGCGACTTCCATATTCTCGCGTAATTCTTGGTCGGAACGAACGACTCGAAGTCCGCGTCCCCCACCGCCGGCGCTGGCCTTGATCATGACCGGATAGCCGATGCGGTTGGTGAACTCCAGCGCTTCCTCGACAGTCGTGATGCCGCCTTCGGTTCCGGGGACGATCGGGAGGCCGGCCTGCTGGGCGATCTGTCGCGCCTTCACTTTGCTGCCCATGAGGTCGATCGTCTCGGGCGACGGACCGATAAAGGTGATGCCGGAGGCTTGGCAGAGCCGAGCAAATTTGGTGTTTTCGGAGAGGAATCCGTATCCGGGATGGATGGCGTCCGCGCCGATGCGCTTGGCGATGTCGACGATTTGTTTCCCGTCCAGGAAGCCTTTGACGGGTCCGGGTCCTACAAGGTAGGACTCGTCGGCTTTCTTGACGTAAATTCCTGAGGAGTCGGCTTCGGAATAAATCGCGGCCGTCGCGATATTGAGCTCGCGACAGCCACGGATGATGCGCATGGCGATCTCGCCACGGTTGGCAATAAGAATCTTCCGAAACATGATGAGACTGCGAGAGGTTTGGAGCCGTAGCTCACCTCTGATTCGCCTCCAAAAAGATCGCGTAACCTAGCATAGGGTCAAGAGAGTTGTCGAGACGAACCAGGATGAACGGGTGGACTGGGCGAGGGACGGAATCGGGCAGGAGGTGATGAGCCTCCTGCCCGCCGAAAGGTCTTTGAGGGTCTTATTTGGGTTGAATCAGGAGCGGCTTCGACTGCGCGCTGCCGCCGCCGGCGACCACGATGATAAAGGACATGCCGGCTTTCGCCTCCGGCACCACCGCCTCGATCGTGGTGTCATTGACGAAGTGGTAGTCGATTTTTTCCTTGGAGGCGGCGCTGAAGGTGACGCCGTGGAAACATTCCTTGCTGCCGAAATTTTCACCCTTGATGGTCACTTTTTCGCCGGGCTTCGCCTCATCCGGTTCAACTTTCGCGATGGAAGGACGTTTGGAACGGTCGCAAACCGGGTCATTCTCCAGCTTGGAGGTGTCCGATCCCTTGATTGATTCCGTGTTGAACATCGTATACCCGGCACCCTCGACCATCGCTCCTTCCTGGGCATGCCCAGCCGGGACGGCAACGAACGTGGTTCCGAGCAGAAGGGTGCAGCCGAGCATGTAGGTGACAATAGTGCGCATAAAAGCCTCCTCTTATGGAGATGATGTCTTCGGGAGCGGCGTATAAGACTCGCTGATGATTTTTTGTCCGTTCTCCGACAGGGCGAATTGCTCGAAGGCGTCCACAAGCGGATCCGGCTCGTTGTGGGACAGCAACAGGACCGGGCGGCGCAGGGTGTACCGGCCATCCTTGACGGTCGGTGTTTCCGGTTCTATTTTATCGACCGGTAGTAGCTTCACGGGCACACCGGAGGCGACCGCCTCCAAGGCCTGACCGAGCGAGATGTAGGCGACGGCTGAATGCGGCGGCAGGGTACCGGCGATCGTCTTGATCACCTTTTCGTCCATGGGGATGACCTTGGTCCCGTCGGGAATCTTGCCCACGATGCCGAGCTGCTGTTCGAAGGCGTCGCGATTATTTTCATTGCGCGGTCGGTCGATCAGGAGAACCTTCGTATCCGGTCCGCCCAGGTCGGCCCATACTTTGTACTTACCGGAAAAGAGCTCGGCGACTTCCTGTTTGGTCACTTCTTTGGTGAAGTTCGACCGGTGCACCATGATTGCAATCCCGTCCCAGGCGATCTGGAACGAGCGAAGGCCGTCTTCCGCCGCTCCAGTCACGGCGATGTTCGCCTGCTTGGATTTCACCAAATCGAGCGGCTTCGAATTACCGTCCCAGACGATGTCGATATAGGCGCGGGGGTTGGCTTTTTCAAACGCGTGAGCCAGCGATTCCATCAGCCGTTGTTCGGGACCATGGCCTGCGATGACCATTGAGCCGGCCACCTCGGCTGAAGCCGGGGCGCCAAGGAGGCAGAGCAGGATGGCACAGGCAAATCCGCTGAGACGGGTGCACATGCTGAACAATACTCCTCTCAGTCTTGTCAGTCTTGAGCCCCTGGACGGCTCTGTCTCACGGCGATGCAACAGGGCGGGAGTTCCGCGCCCAACGTCAGGGCGGCGCTTATGCGTCGGTGCCTTCTGTCGGAGCAGCGGCTCCGGCTCCGGACATCATGTCCGGCGTGACATCCACGCGCTTGCCCATGGCGGGCGGGAGTTTGGAGAATCGATCCATGCGTTCGTGCAGCATGTCATAGGCTTTGATTTCCTCGAAGCCCGGCTTGTGGGAGCCTTTGATCTTCGAGGCAAACGCAGAGAGCATTCGGGTGGCGCCGACTTGGTTGCACTGCGGACAGACGGTGTCTTCCGGGCGTGCATGCACCGACTGAGTGGCCTCGAACTGGTGGGAGCATTGTTCGCAGCGATATTCGTAGACCGGCATAGCCGACTCCTTCAATGGCACCCTGTGGCCTCACCGCAACCGGGAAGACCGGATAGAGCGATTCTCCGTTTAGAAACGCTTGACCCTGTGTGTAACTTTGCACTATTGTACCCAATCTTTATGCCGAAACGCGAGTCACAATTGGAGGATCGGTTGAAATGTCCCTGTTAATTCGGAAGTACAAAGGCAGCGGCGGAGTCATGCAGGAAGAGCGTATCGATGATCCGGACCGGATCGAGCGCTACATGCGTCTCTTTGAAGAGAAGGACGTCAAGAAGTTGCAAACCGGCGTCAAGACCGTGATCGAGAAGGACGAGTGGCAGCTCCTGCCCTAGCGCACCCTCCCGGTTTCACCCCATAATCGTATGTGTCCCGCCGTCACGAGACTCGTCTCGTCTCGGTGCGTGCCGCGCATTGCTCTCGTATCGAGAGGCGTGGTAGGTTGAGCCGGTATGGTCATGACGTACTAATTGGACGGTGTAACATGATGTATTGGCTTCACATTGCACGGGCGATCGATCGGGTGACGCTCCACCGGGACCGGTGTTCCGAGGTCCCCTCCGGCGTGTCGAGCAGT from Nitrospira sp. encodes:
- the tpx gene encoding thiol peroxidase produces the protein MRPFHIRTIPSGTMFYAVAALLCLSLSGCGTPSTSGHSDFSYKNMTVADGSAVAGEGNNILFQGKPLMLSGMGIRVGDKLRDVKLTQTDLSMVPINDTKGKGKVRIISIVPSLDTKVCEQQTHYLSEKNMGLDRMVELITISIDTPFAQKRFAEDAKIANVTFLSDFRAADFGKAHGLLLKDPHLLSRALLVIDKDNTVRYLQITPELAQLPDLEEAFRFARKLVTAS
- a CDS encoding zinc ribbon domain-containing protein, coding for MPVYEYRCEQCSHQFEATQSVHARPEDTVCPQCNQVGATRMLSAFASKIKGSHKPGFEEIKAYDMLHERMDRFSKLPPAMGKRVDVTPDMMSGAGAAAPTEGTDA
- the sthA gene encoding Si-specific NAD(P)(+) transhydrogenase, producing the protein MAHYDLLVIGTGPAGQKSAIQAAKLGKRVGIVERKQVVGGVCANTGTIPSKSLREAALYLSGFHQRSLYGASYRVKQDITMEDLTFRANHVITREIEIIQHQMTRNKVDLLFGTASFVDPHRLRIERDGDHVEHTADFVVIACGTLPARPSHIPFDDHSIIDTDGLLALKTLPKSITIIGGGVIGAEYASILATMGIHVTLIERRPRLLEFVDQETIEALQYHMRSIGVTLRFNEEVVSVERQAQEQVIVRLKSGKEIAATTVLYSVGRTGASAELNLDAVGLSADDRGRLTVNEHYQTAVPHIYAAGDIIGFPALASTSMQQGRHAACHAFGIPCQTQSELMPYGIYSIPEISMVGRNEDDLTKHGVPYAVGIARYREIARGQIIGDELGMLKLLFHNKTRQLLGVHAIGDGATELIHIGQTVMAYHGQIDYFVDTVFNYPTLAECYRVAALDGINQLPRPWPPRV
- a CDS encoding substrate-binding domain-containing protein, whose translation is MCTRLSGFACAILLCLLGAPASAEVAGSMVIAGHGPEQRLMESLAHAFEKANPRAYIDIVWDGNSKPLDLVKSKQANIAVTGAAEDGLRSFQIAWDGIAIMVHRSNFTKEVTKQEVAELFSGKYKVWADLGGPDTKVLLIDRPRNENNRDAFEQQLGIVGKIPDGTKVIPMDEKVIKTIAGTLPPHSAVAYISLGQALEAVASGVPVKLLPVDKIEPETPTVKDGRYTLRRPVLLLSHNEPDPLVDAFEQFALSENGQKIISESYTPLPKTSSP
- a CDS encoding IPT/TIG domain-containing protein produces the protein MRTIVTYMLGCTLLLGTTFVAVPAGHAQEGAMVEGAGYTMFNTESIKGSDTSKLENDPVCDRSKRPSIAKVEPDEAKPGEKVTIKGENFGSKECFHGVTFSAASKEKIDYHFVNDTTIEAVVPEAKAGMSFIIVVAGGGSAQSKPLLIQPK
- the accC gene encoding acetyl-CoA carboxylase biotin carboxylase subunit, producing the protein MFRKILIANRGEIAMRIIRGCRELNIATAAIYSEADSSGIYVKKADESYLVGPGPVKGFLDGKQIVDIAKRIGADAIHPGYGFLSENTKFARLCQASGITFIGPSPETIDLMGSKVKARQIAQQAGLPIVPGTEGGITTVEEALEFTNRIGYPVMIKASAGGGGRGLRVVRSDQELRENMEVAAREALAAFGDGSIFIEKYIERPHHIEFQILGDKHGNIIHLGERDCSIQRRHQKLIEIAPSLILTPKLRAQMGEAAIAIAKAVNYDNAGTVEFLLDHENHFYFMEMNPRLQVEHTVTEQITAIDIVRNQISIAAGKPLEIRQKDVTLQGHAIQCRINAEDPRNNFMPCTGTITAYLSPGGIGVRIDGAVYRDYTIPPYYDALLAKLTVRGRTWEEAVSRMRRSLEEYVLRGVKTTIPFMKNVMMEQDFQAGRFDTSYLETHPDLFQYEESEEPEDLVLAISAAIAAYEGL
- the oadA gene encoding sodium-extruding oxaloacetate decarboxylase subunit alpha; the encoded protein is MATKKTKKTAPKKSPAKKKLPTKSSGPVASRAVKGPQPASPEFRVTPAPGKKLLMTEVALRDGHQCLLATRMRTEDMLPIAQKLDAVGFWSLEVWGGATFDTCLRFLKEDPWERLRALRAAMPKTKLQMLLRGQNLVGYRHYADDVLEKFIERSAFNGIDVFRIFDALNDVRNLERAIREVKACEKHVEAAISYTTSPVHRLDGFVTMGKRLEDLGADTICIKDMAGLLAPADAYHLVKKLKAAVRVPIHLHSHYTSGMGTMSALMAVMAGLDLLDTSISPLAGGASHPPTESMVAALRGTPYDSGLELEDLQPIAEHFRNVRRKYRQFESDFTGVDAEILTSQIPGGMLSNLAAQLAEQNALDRMKEVMDEIPRVRKDMGYPPLVTPTSQIVGTQATLNVLTGEQGERYKVITTETKNYFLGLYGRAPGPLDKGIMARAIGDEEPVKGRPADRLESEFEKLKKDMPESATTLEDQLSFALFPAIARDFFEARERGDLQAEPLEPTETKGPAVAHDLHLAPAEFNITVHGENYHVVVSGSGRTTDGRKPYYIRVNDRLQEVSLEPLQEVLAGVPESPAAGSTSKPKRPRPTKPGDVAPPMPGRVVKVLVADGARVKTGDPLLIIEAMKMESQVPAPMDGRVTAILVVEGDNVKIDETVIQLE
- a CDS encoding alpha/beta hydrolase; translated protein: MRLSTWTVGLTAVASSHVLTFCLAAALMSGCAAPPEIPRWFDGFQRFPIHTASVSGHRIAYLDEGQGPPLILLHGYGGSMWQWEYQQLPLSQHFRVITPDLIGSGLSDKPDLDHRPEDLIESIRGLMDALNLPTATLIGNSMGGGVAIGMALTHPDRVSRLVLIDSLPDHVRERLVSPLMHRALNTSVPAWLARFGALFVGNRTMEAVLKEIIYDHTLVTPAVLDRSNRNRQREDMITPLMSLRNSLPLWEQHFAPRLKDIRHSTLILWGEQDRLFPPQVGRDLHAVIPQARLIVIPDAGHIPQWERPQVVNRHITEFLQP